TATTTACGACGAAAAAGTAACGGTAGGCCAGATCCGCAAACTAGCGGTTGAAGATCTCTTGACCCGAATGCCCGTGAGTCTGGATCTGACGCCCGTCAGGAAGATGCTGGAAGGAAAACGTGTGCTTGTGACGGGAGCCGGCGGATCGATCGGCGGGGAATTATGCCGGCAAATTGCGAAACTGAATCCATGTGAACTGATACTTTATGACCGGTACGAAAATGGTTTGCATTGGATCGCGAGTGAATTAACCAGAAATGGAAATGGGCACAACATGCGTACAATCGTTGGCGACATTACAGACCGGATTCTTGTAAATCAGATTTTCCGGACGCATACGCCAGACGTAGTTTTTCATGCGGCTGCTCACAAACATGTTCCTTTGATGGAAGTCAATCCTTGTGAAGCCATTAAGAACAACGTAACAGGCACGCGCGTCCTCGCGAAAGCTGCAGTGGCCTGTGGAGTCGGGAAGTTTGTTTTCATCTCTTCTGATAAAGCAGTCAATCCGACCAGTGTGATGGGAGCCAGCAAAAGAGTGGCGGAAATGATCATCACTACTCTGGCTGATCACAGTATGACATCCTTCGTCGCCGTTCGTTTTGGGAATGTACTCGGAAGCAAAGGAAGTGTTGTCCCCCTGTTTTTAGAGCAGATAAAGAAGGGAGGGCCGGTCACGGTAACGGATCCCAAGATGCAACGCTACTTTATGTTGATTCCTGAAGCGGTTCAACTAGTGTTGTACGCGTCTACAATGGGGGGAGATGCTTTGACGTATGTCCTGCGGATGGGCGATCAAATTAAGGTAAGTGAAATGGCCCGAAACCTCATTCGGCTCTCAGGTTTGATTCCGGATGTCGATATTCCAATCGTCTATACCGGCCTGCGACCAGGTGAAAAACTCTATGAAGAATTAGTCGCCAATGATGAAATTGAAGAACCTTCTACAATTCAGCAGATCGTTAAAATTCGCCAAACCCGGCAGCCTGATTCAATCTTTTTGAGAAAAAAAGTTCGTGAGATGGAAAGAGCTTCCTCTCTAGGCGATCCGGAGCGGGTCATTGATTGTTTAAAGGCTTTGATTGCGAACTATAAACAATCTAAGGTGCCCGCCGCGAGTATCGAACAACTTTAGTTTTCGTCATCGTCAGCCCCCCACAGTGCATCAAAATCGAAACTGTAGGAAACCCCCGCGCCGATGATATACGCGAATCTCTCTTTCGAAAGCCCTGGAATATCTGAATCTCTATTTAAGTATTCCAATCCTCCTTGTAAGGAGACGAACCGGATGATTCTAAAAGAAGCAAGAATCCTGGCGGTTTGAAACGTATCATTTCTCACTGGAGTTCCATCCACAAAATCGTCGCCGTAATCGTTGGATCCGATCGTGTAATCTGAGTTGAGTGTAACTCTGGAATGCAACCTGACGGCGCTCCGAAGACCACCCCTTGTGACAACTCGTTGCCGCCCATCCCCCAAAAAAGCAGAGGTCTCAAAACTACGGCTGGCAAAAGCACCGATGTTGAATCTTCTTGATAGTCGGAAATCAATGCTTCCATCCAACAGGAATCTGTTTTTAGCCTGATCTTCGTCTTCTGGTTGTGATTGACCAAAACCGACCTGGAAGTGAAAGACATATCGAGGCTTGACAAAAGTTGGTCCTACCAATACTTGCCAGAACGTGGTCGATCTTTCAGAATCCAAATCCTCCGACTTGCCGACTGAAAGATCCGTGGATAACTTTGTAGTATGACGGAGGTAATAGTCAACTCCGAGTCCCGCTCTTATAGTTTGATTGCTTCTGAGCTGGGGGATGTTAGCATTGATTTCTTCTGCCGCCTCCAACTCGGTGTGCCTTATTCTCAAACTTGGTCTTAAATCGATTTTATCGCTAAGCGTATAATCGAGTCGTATTCCACCATCCGTCGTTTTTTGATCAACAGGAACGTCCACTTCATCATCCACAGTTTCTGTTCGTTGCACATATCTAGCGTCCACGGTAAACAGCATCCGGTCGGTGCCGGTTACGAATTCTCCCCTGGTGGTATTGAAGATA
Above is a genomic segment from bacterium containing:
- a CDS encoding polysaccharide biosynthesis protein, with the protein product MDYLRASFSKFIIRHRLPLIVLTNFVLIALSNYLAFWLRFDGEIPPKSFELMKDMLPVLILIRASLFFVYHLYRGLWRYTGIWELWSILSATFIGSTIFFVLTHFILGIPAYPRSIFIIDSILLVFFLGGIRLPWRIYREFIRTAKGKRVLIYGAGDAGEMIVRDMKNHPQYRYNPIGFVDDDGAKAGQSIHGVPVLGTRNSLSSIIPDRRVEEVILAIPSAEPCVVREVLRHLEPFNIPIKTTPNLRDIYDEKVTVGQIRKLAVEDLLTRMPVSLDLTPVRKMLEGKRVLVTGAGGSIGGELCRQIAKLNPCELILYDRYENGLHWIASELTRNGNGHNMRTIVGDITDRILVNQIFRTHTPDVVFHAAAHKHVPLMEVNPCEAIKNNVTGTRVLAKAAVACGVGKFVFISSDKAVNPTSVMGASKRVAEMIITTLADHSMTSFVAVRFGNVLGSKGSVVPLFLEQIKKGGPVTVTDPKMQRYFMLIPEAVQLVLYASTMGGDALTYVLRMGDQIKVSEMARNLIRLSGLIPDVDIPIVYTGLRPGEKLYEELVANDEIEEPSTIQQIVKIRQTRQPDSIFLRKKVREMERASSLGDPERVIDCLKALIANYKQSKVPAASIEQL
- a CDS encoding outer membrane beta-barrel protein, which encodes MKNGIFLILILIGFSTNAFCQVTSTREPEQTLANVIPENRTNRAESAVKSMVESHRIKLGIFRLRPNISFRTGFDTNARYEHDDPIADVFAVLTPSLSAAVKLGRQSFFRIVEDVHLVYYFKLDERRDIFNTTRGEFVTGTDRMLFTVDARYVQRTETVDDEVDVPVDQKTTDGGIRLDYTLSDKIDLRPSLRIRHTELEAAEEINANIPQLRSNQTIRAGLGVDYYLRHTTKLSTDLSVGKSEDLDSERSTTFWQVLVGPTFVKPRYVFHFQVGFGQSQPEDEDQAKNRFLLDGSIDFRLSRRFNIGAFASRSFETSAFLGDGRQRVVTRGGLRSAVRLHSRVTLNSDYTIGSNDYGDDFVDGTPVRNDTFQTARILASFRIIRFVSLQGGLEYLNRDSDIPGLSKERFAYIIGAGVSYSFDFDALWGADDDEN